The segment TTCTTGTGGTGAGCAAAGGGGAGCTTTGTCACAAGGTCTTTAGGGAGTTCCTCACCAAGCAGAGTTCCAGCTGATCACAGAGTGCGTAAAACTCCTCCAGACACTTGTCAAAGCGCTGTATGGGTCCGTCACTGCTTTTCCTACAGCCAGGGAGAAAACTGTTTGAGGAGTGAAGTGACTTTGAATCTGAAACACTAGGACCTGTATGTAGATATCTAATCAAGTGACCACCAAGATAGTAAGGCCAGGCCCAGGGGATCCACACAGGGCTTAAAAAGGAGGGAGtggggcagtgggggaggggtttCTATGGTTGAGGTAGAGAAGAGGTGGTTCACTCACTGTCCGTTGTCAATGTTAGTGTTCTGAATCAGGTTCTGGGCAGCAACTTTCATCAAAGTCTAGTTTTAAAAGGTCATCGAGAGAGAAAAGTAAGACACAGGAGATGAAGGCACACAGACAGGATCAATAGTCTTTTTTGAGATTCACAGGCCTTTTCAGTTGACACCTCCATTCTGATAATGGAGACTAAAGCTCACTACCATCCCTATAGCAATTTCTCCTCATATTTTCCCATAAGCCTGTTCTTGTTTGGCACTCTCACCAATAACTTTCTGGACATACCCTTCACCCAGTCATCACCGGTAGAAATGACACTTAGGCCTGACCTCTGCACGGAATTTAACAACCAGaactgtttctgtttctgcccccccccccccaatccagtttttcgagacagggtttctctgtgtagccccgggtGTTTTGGAActcacactctgtagaccaagctgtcctggaactcaaaagATCCACCTTCCTTTGCCTCCCAaaggctggaattaaaggcgtgcactaccaTACCCGGCTAAAATCCTCATTCattctcatttcctttctctccacaggGATTCATTATGTAGACCCCGGTAGGCCTAGAACTcggtagaccaggttggcctcgaactcaaagatcGTTCTCATCTGCTGTCCGAGCGCTGGGTTTAAGAACGTGCCACCACTACAGCTCCCAGAGCTTCGCTTTAGTtagacacaaacatgcacacacacagctagtCTTACTTCTCTTCTGGGTCTACGGTCTCTCCTTCAACAAAAAGCCCCTCGGCGCACCTTCCCGGAGCCAGCCCGCCAGCCCCTTTCTCCCTGTGGCCCATCACCTGGAGACTCTCCTTCAATTGCGGGATGAGCATCTTGTAGCGCTGCACAGGATCGaagtcctgctgctgctgctgcaggagCCCGCTCTGGGCAGCACCCACCAGTTGGGTTGGTTGCGGCTGTTGCTGGGGACCAGGACCACCAGCAGAACCCGGACCAGACACACCGGCAGCAGAGGAAACCGCCGCAGCCTGTGGCTGGGGCGCAGCCATTTTCCTCCGCTAGAACACCGGAAACACGTCACAAGCGCGTCTGCTCCGGTGGCTCTTCTGCCTCTAAAGTTGGCTGGCCTC is part of the Rattus norvegicus strain BN/NHsdMcwi chromosome 1, GRCr8, whole genome shotgun sequence genome and harbors:
- the Med29 gene encoding mediator of RNA polymerase II transcription subunit 29 codes for the protein MAAPQPQAAAVSSAAGVSGPGSAGGPGPQQQPQPTQLVGAAQSGLLQQQQQDFDPVQRYKMLIPQLKESLQTLMKVAAQNLIQNTNIDNGQKSSDGPIQRFDKCLEEFYALCDQLELCLRLAHECLSQSCDSAKHSPTLVPTATKPDAVQPDSLPYPQYLAVIKAQITCAKDIHTALLDCANKVTGKTTAPSTGPGGSL